One segment of Arthrobacter sp. MMS18-M83 DNA contains the following:
- a CDS encoding DUF320 domain-containing protein translates to MHSIIRKGLLGTLFAGGLIALGATAANAADTTTSAQGTASGTQVVAPATIRVSLGSTSLTLLGTEGVTTTTPALAPAAAAATNSGGPAVPSGTQAVAPISVPVNIGATSLAVLGNSTPGTASGTQVTAPVTAPITVGDTSVSLLGTVPAGTTATGTGVTAPVTAPVTVGDTSVNLLGTTPAGTTATGTGVTAPVTAPVTVGDTSVNLLGTVPAGTTGDLGSLLGTGLTAPVGLPIPVGIASVDPGLPSNVVNPSVVTPPVMNAPVDAQGFVDPAAAVPSTGTATQAGVAAATTAAIVGAGTSVLASTGFNRLWLLFATALLLGGLIVMVGSRKIRATTPA, encoded by the coding sequence ATGCACAGCATTATTCGCAAGGGGCTGCTTGGCACCCTCTTTGCCGGTGGGCTAATAGCCCTCGGCGCAACTGCCGCGAATGCGGCAGACACTACAACAAGTGCACAAGGCACCGCCTCAGGCACCCAAGTGGTTGCACCGGCGACCATTCGGGTGAGCCTCGGGTCGACGTCGCTCACGCTGCTTGGAACTGAGGGCGTCACAACCACCACCCCTGCACTCGCCCCGGCTGCGGCCGCGGCGACTAATTCCGGCGGACCAGCTGTCCCGTCCGGAACCCAGGCGGTGGCTCCGATATCGGTCCCTGTTAATATTGGAGCCACCTCTCTGGCCGTTCTTGGCAATTCCACCCCTGGGACCGCCTCTGGCACCCAAGTCACGGCACCGGTGACCGCTCCGATCACGGTCGGCGACACCTCCGTGAGCCTCCTCGGGACCGTCCCGGCAGGCACCACCGCCACCGGCACCGGCGTCACCGCGCCGGTCACCGCACCTGTCACGGTCGGCGACACCTCCGTCAACCTGCTCGGAACCACCCCGGCAGGCACCACCGCCACCGGCACCGGCGTCACTGCGCCGGTCACCGCACCTGTCACGGTCGGCGACACCTCCGTCAACCTGCTCGGGACCGTCCCGGCAGGCACCACCGGAGATCTCGGTTCCCTCTTGGGTACCGGACTCACCGCACCGGTGGGCCTGCCGATCCCTGTCGGCATCGCCTCGGTTGACCCGGGCTTACCTTCCAACGTCGTGAACCCGTCGGTAGTCACGCCGCCCGTCATGAACGCACCGGTCGACGCTCAAGGCTTCGTCGACCCGGCTGCCGCCGTTCCCTCAACAGGAACTGCAACGCAAGCCGGCGTCGCCGCGGCTACTACAGCAGCCATTGTTGGAGCGGGAACCTCGGTTCTCGCTAGCACTGGCTTCAATCGGCTGTGGTTGCTGTTCGCGACTGCCCTGCTGCTAGGCGGACTCATCGTGATGGTGGGCAGCCGGAAGATCCGGGCCACCACTCCCGCATAA
- a CDS encoding trypsin-like serine peptidase, producing the protein MTKKSLPITGLLSLLTSAVLTLCAAGGAAAATPFSAVSSFAATGTPQLVSLAATNTDPTAYWTPERMRAAIPGDVLAGKALARGGASSIAGDTVETGPPVKIESAKGGVPSLHEDEDPIDHVGKVFFTMGAFAYVCSGNVVVSENDSTVATAGHCVNEGPGAFVRNFVFVPAYLNGTAPYGIWPAKALYTTTQWRTAGDIRYDTGFAVTATLNGKHLADVVGASGVEFNADRGLSYQAFGYPAAPPFDGQSLKSCSGDATKDPINPQFKAQGIPCDMTGGSSGGPWMVDSEHDSFQNSITSYGYLGGPAVIYGPYWGSVIRDAYELASTS; encoded by the coding sequence ATGACAAAGAAATCACTCCCCATCACCGGTCTCCTGAGCCTCCTTACCTCCGCCGTTTTGACCCTCTGTGCCGCTGGAGGGGCGGCAGCCGCAACGCCTTTTAGTGCGGTTTCGAGCTTCGCAGCGACTGGGACGCCGCAGCTCGTCAGCCTGGCAGCAACAAATACCGATCCCACGGCGTATTGGACTCCCGAACGGATGCGAGCAGCAATCCCCGGCGACGTCCTCGCGGGAAAAGCCCTCGCACGCGGTGGCGCCTCCAGCATTGCCGGTGACACTGTCGAAACCGGCCCGCCCGTGAAAATCGAAAGCGCCAAGGGTGGCGTCCCGAGCCTGCATGAGGACGAAGACCCCATTGACCACGTCGGCAAGGTCTTCTTCACCATGGGAGCATTCGCGTACGTCTGCTCAGGCAACGTAGTCGTGTCGGAGAACGACAGCACAGTGGCAACTGCGGGCCACTGCGTAAACGAGGGTCCCGGAGCGTTTGTCCGGAATTTCGTCTTCGTTCCGGCCTATCTCAATGGCACGGCGCCCTACGGCATTTGGCCGGCCAAAGCCCTTTACACCACCACTCAGTGGCGCACCGCTGGCGATATCCGCTATGACACCGGCTTCGCGGTCACTGCCACGCTGAACGGCAAGCACTTGGCCGACGTCGTCGGTGCGTCCGGCGTGGAGTTCAATGCGGACCGGGGCCTGAGTTACCAGGCGTTTGGCTACCCTGCCGCCCCACCGTTTGACGGCCAATCGTTGAAGAGTTGCTCGGGTGACGCCACCAAGGATCCCATCAATCCACAGTTCAAGGCGCAGGGCATTCCCTGCGATATGACCGGAGGATCATCTGGCGGCCCGTGGATGGTCGACTCTGAGCACGACTCCTTCCAGAACTCGATTACAAGCTACGGCTACCTTGGCGGCCCGGCCGTGATCTATGGGCCTTATTGGGGCTCCGTCATCCGGGATGCCTACGAGCTGGCGTCCACCTCGTAG
- a CDS encoding Gfo/Idh/MocA family protein, whose translation MSPHIAKPWLFSQPNQDPRAATGKALNWGIVATGGIAKTVSGDLAQLEDANLYAVSSRRQESADAFAAAHGVTKSYGDDGGVPGYQRLLADDSVDVVYVATPHAQHFEIARDALNAGKHVLCEKALTINGREAAELVNLARERKLFLMEAVWSRFLPSIQRAFAIAASGELGEIKWVSADLGFPAPYDPSARIWAPADGGGALLDLTVYALLWPLGTLGFPQSVSAVGTLTDDGVDSQNALTLAYDGGAIAQLTSSLLAHGPRSASVAGSLGFLQTQGSINNPRELLIRTGWDEPRTERFDAIGIGYTYELREVTRCIQQGLTESPVMPLDDSLNTMRLFDGVRSQLGVRYPNDAR comes from the coding sequence ATGAGTCCGCATATCGCCAAGCCGTGGCTGTTCAGCCAGCCGAACCAGGATCCTCGCGCAGCCACCGGCAAGGCTCTGAACTGGGGCATTGTCGCCACAGGAGGGATCGCCAAAACCGTGAGCGGCGACCTCGCCCAGCTTGAGGACGCAAACCTTTACGCCGTGAGTTCCCGGCGCCAGGAATCCGCGGATGCCTTTGCTGCCGCGCATGGGGTCACAAAGTCCTACGGGGACGACGGCGGCGTGCCCGGCTACCAGCGGCTACTCGCTGATGACTCTGTCGACGTGGTCTACGTGGCCACCCCGCACGCCCAACATTTCGAAATCGCAAGGGATGCCCTCAACGCGGGCAAGCACGTCCTGTGTGAGAAAGCTTTGACCATCAACGGCCGCGAAGCAGCCGAGCTGGTCAACCTGGCGCGGGAACGGAAATTGTTCCTCATGGAGGCGGTATGGAGTCGATTCCTGCCCAGCATCCAGAGGGCATTCGCCATCGCCGCGTCGGGCGAACTAGGCGAAATCAAGTGGGTAAGCGCTGACTTGGGATTCCCCGCCCCCTACGACCCCTCGGCCCGAATCTGGGCCCCGGCAGACGGCGGTGGAGCTCTTTTGGACCTCACCGTGTATGCGCTGCTGTGGCCTTTGGGCACCCTTGGTTTCCCACAGTCGGTCAGCGCAGTAGGCACTCTGACGGACGACGGCGTCGACTCCCAAAATGCGCTCACGCTGGCTTACGACGGTGGAGCCATCGCCCAACTGACCTCTTCGTTGCTGGCCCACGGGCCAAGATCGGCTTCTGTTGCCGGCTCCCTGGGATTCCTCCAGACGCAAGGGTCCATCAACAATCCGCGCGAGCTACTGATTCGAACCGGCTGGGACGAGCCTCGGACCGAGCGCTTTGACGCGATCGGGATCGGCTACACCTATGAACTGCGAGAGGTCACACGCTGCATCCAGCAAGGGCTGACTGAGAGTCCGGTGATGCCCTTGGACGATTCACTGAACACGATGCGCCTCTTCGACGGGGTCCGCTCCCAGCTTGGAGTCCGCTACCCGAACGACGCGCGGTGA
- a CDS encoding TIGR03364 family FAD-dependent oxidoreductase — MNIQPSPSGGIPATPSRSDVVIVGAGIVGLAHAAHAVANGLSVTILERDHHAVGASIRNFGHCCVTAQSGELYELAQTSRKYWLEFAALAGFWAVESGAVVLARTGAEMAVLQELSAAREEGQVELLSPDGVRSRLSSGTGSTTPDDGGTAPASWPALVGGAFLRDDLRVDPRTTVATLADWLGRQPAVDIHWNTAALGFEDNAGQPTVRTSRGDFHGKQVFVCVGHDVDYLFPSLAKEHRIERCALQMSRAAQPPGLKIDPAVLTATSMLRYPAFTEMPAAAALRAEVEQDRPELMDIGANVMFTQRPDGTLILGDSHYYHRTAAPFMDETVTTILNKDIESAIGTPLDVIERWQGIYASSSIAPILVRETQPGVTVVSVTSGVGMTLSFGLAHRNISRLY; from the coding sequence GTGAATATCCAACCTTCCCCATCCGGCGGCATCCCGGCGACGCCATCGCGCTCCGATGTTGTGATCGTGGGCGCCGGCATCGTCGGGCTCGCACACGCCGCTCATGCCGTTGCCAATGGCCTGAGCGTGACCATTCTTGAGCGCGACCACCACGCCGTAGGCGCCTCAATCAGGAACTTCGGCCACTGCTGCGTCACCGCCCAATCCGGAGAGCTCTACGAATTGGCACAGACCTCCCGCAAATACTGGCTCGAGTTTGCAGCCCTGGCCGGTTTCTGGGCCGTCGAATCCGGTGCCGTGGTGCTCGCCCGGACCGGCGCCGAAATGGCGGTGCTCCAGGAGCTGTCCGCGGCCCGCGAAGAGGGCCAGGTTGAGCTGCTCTCCCCCGACGGTGTGCGGTCCCGGCTAAGTTCCGGTACCGGAAGCACCACGCCCGACGACGGCGGAACGGCCCCTGCTTCCTGGCCCGCGTTGGTGGGCGGCGCCTTCCTCCGGGACGACTTGCGGGTGGACCCCCGGACCACGGTCGCCACCCTCGCCGACTGGCTCGGCCGCCAGCCCGCCGTCGACATCCACTGGAACACCGCTGCCCTCGGCTTCGAAGACAACGCCGGCCAGCCAACGGTCCGCACTTCCCGTGGTGACTTCCATGGCAAGCAGGTGTTCGTCTGCGTGGGCCACGACGTCGACTATCTGTTTCCCTCGCTCGCCAAGGAACACCGGATCGAACGGTGCGCACTGCAAATGTCCCGCGCCGCCCAGCCACCAGGGCTGAAGATCGATCCTGCCGTCCTCACTGCTACGTCAATGCTGCGCTATCCGGCCTTCACGGAAATGCCGGCCGCGGCCGCGCTGCGCGCAGAAGTGGAGCAGGACCGGCCGGAGCTAATGGACATCGGAGCGAACGTGATGTTCACGCAACGTCCCGACGGAACGCTGATCCTTGGCGACTCCCACTACTACCACCGCACGGCCGCACCGTTCATGGATGAAACCGTGACCACCATCTTGAACAAGGACATCGAATCGGCCATCGGGACGCCCTTGGACGTCATCGAGCGCTGGCAGGGAATCTACGCCTCCAGCTCAATCGCCCCCATCCTGGTCCGCGAAACCCAACCCGGTGTCACGGTCGTCTCGGTGACCTCCGGCGTCGGAATGACCCTGTCCTTTGGACTCGCACACCGCAATATCTCCCGGCTTTACTGA
- a CDS encoding phosphonatase-like hydrolase, translated as MIKLVACDMAGTTIDEHGDVYVALARCVEEAGASTTPEAVQEWMGADKVEAIAALITKGGGIATPEVVQAAFLRFKELLADFYEKNPPVALDGVEDAFRELRSRGVKIALTTGFSRDVAEPLLARLGWSLAGEGTTHDDGGLLDAVVCSDEVAAGRPAPHMIHRAMELTGVMDVREVLAAGDTTNDLKAARNAGVTAVGVLTGKLGLEELAGQPHDHILAGVKDIPALLE; from the coding sequence ATGATCAAGCTCGTAGCCTGCGACATGGCTGGAACCACCATCGACGAACACGGAGACGTCTATGTAGCGCTGGCGCGCTGCGTGGAGGAGGCCGGGGCGAGCACCACTCCCGAAGCGGTCCAGGAATGGATGGGAGCAGACAAAGTGGAAGCCATTGCGGCGCTGATCACCAAGGGTGGTGGCATTGCCACGCCGGAGGTCGTCCAAGCGGCTTTCCTGCGCTTCAAGGAGCTTCTCGCGGACTTCTATGAGAAGAACCCGCCGGTAGCGCTCGACGGCGTTGAGGACGCCTTCCGCGAACTGCGCAGCCGCGGCGTCAAGATTGCGTTGACCACGGGATTCTCCCGCGATGTCGCGGAGCCGCTTCTGGCCAGGCTGGGCTGGTCGCTTGCGGGCGAGGGCACAACGCACGACGACGGCGGCTTGCTTGACGCCGTCGTCTGCTCTGATGAAGTGGCGGCCGGACGCCCGGCGCCCCACATGATCCACCGCGCCATGGAATTGACGGGTGTGATGGATGTCCGCGAGGTGCTTGCCGCCGGCGACACCACGAACGACCTCAAGGCGGCCAGGAACGCCGGAGTGACTGCCGTCGGTGTGCTGACAGGCAAACTGGGACTCGAGGAGCTCGCTGGACAGCCGCACGATCACATCCTGGCGGGCGTCAAGGATATTCCGGCGCTGCTGGAGTGA
- a CDS encoding DoxX family protein, with the protein MKFLLPSQTSSSRGIAFLRVVFGGLLLVHGVQKLLAGQPAFEATIAAMGVQKAELMSWLVIWGETGLGALLLLGALTRVAGFLAALMYAGIWFVTESGKPLVSDHPGINAELLILYIALALAFAFIGSGAASLDRKLFAGKPARKSRR; encoded by the coding sequence GTGAAATTCCTCCTTCCTTCGCAGACCTCGTCCTCACGTGGCATCGCGTTTCTGCGGGTTGTTTTCGGTGGCCTTTTGCTGGTGCATGGAGTCCAGAAGCTGTTGGCCGGGCAGCCGGCGTTTGAGGCAACCATCGCGGCGATGGGGGTTCAAAAAGCGGAGCTGATGTCCTGGCTGGTCATCTGGGGTGAGACCGGGCTGGGCGCACTTTTGTTGCTCGGCGCCCTGACGAGGGTGGCCGGTTTCCTCGCCGCTCTGATGTACGCGGGGATTTGGTTTGTCACCGAATCAGGCAAGCCTTTGGTGAGCGATCATCCCGGAATCAACGCGGAGCTACTCATTCTGTACATCGCGTTGGCGTTGGCATTTGCCTTCATCGGTTCCGGGGCGGCCTCGCTGGACCGGAAACTGTTTGCGGGGAAGCCTGCCCGGAAGTCACGGCGCTAG
- a CDS encoding uracil-DNA glycosylase: MHSVEDCRIVTLFSNTSEASPRGVVWAGDDDAATRLLGLQFQLGLRPEWMMPWNTHPWFTPGEANGKLTPEQVSAGLKPLIGFLKLVPRASAIVAHGTEANRLAQMLLKTDNPLIWRRGLKVYKARSLHGRAFAGSKERQTEWLIDMGRSYADAMARAGLQAGRRQGA, translated from the coding sequence ATGCACTCGGTGGAGGACTGCCGGATTGTCACCCTGTTCTCCAACACGAGCGAGGCCTCTCCACGGGGCGTTGTCTGGGCCGGGGACGACGACGCCGCCACCCGGCTACTGGGCCTTCAGTTCCAGCTCGGCCTGCGCCCGGAATGGATGATGCCTTGGAATACCCATCCGTGGTTCACCCCTGGCGAGGCGAACGGAAAGCTGACTCCAGAGCAGGTCAGCGCCGGCCTCAAGCCGCTGATCGGTTTCCTCAAACTCGTTCCGCGCGCCTCGGCGATCGTCGCCCACGGAACGGAAGCCAACCGTCTGGCGCAGATGCTCCTCAAGACTGACAACCCGCTGATCTGGCGCCGCGGCCTGAAGGTCTACAAGGCCCGATCGCTGCACGGGCGCGCCTTCGCCGGTTCCAAGGAACGCCAGACCGAATGGTTGATCGACATGGGCCGATCCTACGCGGACGCTATGGCCCGCGCGGGTCTCCAGGCCGGACGGCGCCAGGGCGCCTAG
- the purH gene encoding bifunctional phosphoribosylaminoimidazolecarboxamide formyltransferase/IMP cyclohydrolase — translation MSLTQLDRVPIRRALISVYDKTGLEELAKGLHAAGVAIVSTGSTAKRIAAAGIPVKEVEEVTGSPEMLDGRVKTLHPRVHGGILADRRVPAHMETLAKMEIEPFDLVVVNLYPFVETVRSGAAQDDVVEQIDIGGPAMVRSAAKNHAAVAIVVDPNFYGAVVEAAAAGGFDLKTRRRLAAKAFAHTAAYDTAVATWTASQFLDEDGDGVIDWPAYAGLALERSEVLRYGENPHQQAALYVDKAAPAGIAQADQLHGKAMSYNNFVDADAALRAAFDFSEPAVAIIKHANPCGVAVGSADAADPIADAHAKAHACDPVSAFGGVIAANSIVTAGMAQTVAGIFTEVVIAPGFEPEAVEILSKKKNIRLLALPDGYGRYPTEIRQVSGGVLVQQADKVDADGDNPANWTLAAGEPADDATLADLAFAWTACRAAKSNAILLANNGAAVGIGMGQVNRLDSCKLAVERANTLGVQVESDVDGAGGASNADASSAPERARGAVAASDAFFPFADGLQILIDAGVRAVVQPGGSVRDEEVIAAANAAGITMYFTGARHFFH, via the coding sequence GTGAGCTTGACGCAGCTTGACCGTGTTCCCATCCGCCGTGCACTGATCTCGGTTTACGACAAGACGGGGCTGGAGGAGCTCGCGAAGGGCCTGCACGCAGCAGGAGTCGCCATCGTCTCCACCGGCTCCACCGCGAAGCGGATTGCCGCAGCCGGTATTCCGGTCAAGGAGGTCGAAGAAGTCACCGGGTCCCCGGAGATGCTCGATGGCCGCGTCAAGACCCTGCACCCGCGCGTGCACGGTGGCATCCTGGCCGATCGCCGGGTGCCTGCCCACATGGAAACGCTCGCCAAGATGGAGATCGAGCCGTTCGACCTGGTGGTGGTCAACCTCTACCCGTTCGTGGAAACCGTCCGCTCCGGCGCAGCCCAGGACGACGTTGTGGAGCAGATCGACATCGGAGGCCCCGCAATGGTGCGTTCGGCCGCCAAGAACCACGCCGCCGTCGCGATCGTGGTTGACCCCAACTTCTACGGCGCCGTGGTTGAAGCCGCCGCTGCGGGTGGGTTCGACCTGAAGACCCGCCGCCGCCTCGCCGCGAAGGCATTTGCGCACACCGCAGCGTATGACACCGCCGTTGCCACCTGGACCGCCAGCCAGTTCCTCGACGAAGACGGCGACGGCGTCATCGACTGGCCCGCTTATGCCGGCCTGGCCCTGGAACGCTCCGAGGTGCTGCGCTATGGCGAGAACCCGCACCAGCAGGCGGCCCTCTACGTGGACAAGGCCGCGCCCGCTGGTATCGCCCAGGCCGACCAGCTGCACGGCAAGGCCATGAGCTACAACAACTTCGTCGACGCCGACGCCGCCCTCCGCGCCGCGTTCGACTTCTCCGAGCCGGCTGTCGCCATCATCAAGCACGCCAACCCCTGCGGCGTGGCCGTCGGTTCCGCAGATGCCGCCGACCCCATCGCAGACGCCCATGCCAAGGCCCACGCGTGCGATCCGGTCTCCGCTTTCGGCGGCGTTATCGCTGCCAACAGCATTGTCACTGCGGGAATGGCCCAAACCGTCGCCGGAATCTTCACAGAGGTTGTCATCGCCCCGGGCTTCGAGCCGGAAGCTGTTGAAATCCTGTCCAAGAAGAAGAACATTCGCCTTCTGGCGCTGCCGGACGGCTATGGCCGCTACCCGACGGAGATCCGCCAGGTCTCGGGTGGCGTCCTCGTCCAGCAGGCCGACAAGGTGGACGCCGACGGCGACAACCCGGCCAACTGGACCCTTGCCGCCGGCGAACCCGCCGACGACGCCACGCTGGCTGACCTCGCGTTCGCGTGGACCGCGTGCCGCGCCGCCAAGTCCAACGCGATCCTCCTCGCCAACAACGGTGCCGCAGTGGGCATCGGCATGGGCCAGGTCAACCGCCTGGATTCCTGCAAGCTGGCCGTTGAGCGTGCCAACACCTTGGGCGTTCAGGTGGAGTCCGACGTCGACGGTGCCGGCGGTGCCTCCAATGCCGACGCGAGCAGCGCACCTGAACGCGCACGCGGTGCCGTGGCTGCTTCCGACGCGTTCTTCCCGTTCGCCGATGGCCTGCAGATCCTGATCGACGCCGGCGTCCGCGCCGTCGTGCAGCCTGGCGGTTCAGTTCGCGACGAGGAAGTCATTGCCGCGGCCAACGCTGCCGGGATCACGATGTACTTCACGGGTGCACGCCACTTCTTCCACTAA
- a CDS encoding NADP-dependent isocitrate dehydrogenase: protein MAKIIYTHTDEAPMLATYSFLPIVEAFASTAGVEVETRDISLAGRIIAVFGDYLTDEQRISDALAELGDLAKKPEANIIKLPNISASVPQLKAAIAELQGQGYALPDYPDNPSSDEETDIRSRYDKIKGSAVNPVLREGNSDRRAPLSVKNYARQNPHSMGAWSADSKTNVAHMTANDFRSNEKSVVIPADDTIKIQIAREDGTVKVLKPAFPVLAGEVVDGTVLRAAALDEFLAAQVIRAKEEGVLFSAHLKATMMKVSDPIMFGHVVKAYFSELFDTYGKQIAAAGLSANNGLASILNGLDELPEDVREGIKAAIKKGLEDGPALAMVDSDKGITNLHVPSDIIVDASMPAMIRSSGHMWGPDGKEADTLAVIPDSCYADVYQVVIDDCRAHGAFDPTTMGTVPNVGLMAQAAEEYGSHNKTFEVEYTGTMQVVDSSGTVLIEHQVSPGDIWRACQTKDVPIRDWVKLAVTRARASKMPAVFWLDETRAHDAQLIAKVREYLKDYDTEGLQIEIMSPEKATAFTLERIRKGEDTISVTGNVLRDYLTDLFPILELGTSAKMLSVVPLINGGGLFETGAGGSAPKHVQQLLLENHLRWDSLGEFLALAVSFEHLATTTGNARAQVLADTLDRATGTFLLDNKSPKRRVGELDNRGSHYYLAKYWAQELAQQSDDAELAAAFSAVAEALTSNEETIIAELLSVQGSPADIGGYYRPDAAKAEAVMRPSAKLNEVVATLN, encoded by the coding sequence ATGGCAAAGATTATCTATACCCACACTGATGAAGCGCCGATGCTGGCGACTTACTCGTTCCTGCCGATTGTGGAAGCTTTCGCCTCGACGGCTGGCGTGGAGGTCGAGACACGCGACATTTCGCTGGCCGGCCGAATCATTGCAGTCTTCGGTGACTACCTGACTGATGAGCAGCGGATCAGCGACGCCTTGGCTGAACTGGGTGATCTGGCAAAGAAGCCCGAAGCCAACATCATCAAGCTCCCCAACATCAGCGCTTCAGTTCCCCAGCTCAAGGCAGCCATTGCCGAACTGCAGGGCCAGGGCTATGCGCTTCCGGACTACCCGGACAATCCTTCCTCTGACGAAGAGACGGACATCCGGTCCCGTTACGACAAGATCAAGGGATCGGCCGTCAACCCCGTCCTGCGTGAAGGCAACTCTGACCGCCGCGCGCCACTGTCGGTGAAGAACTACGCCCGCCAGAACCCGCACTCCATGGGTGCCTGGAGCGCCGACTCCAAGACCAACGTTGCCCACATGACAGCGAACGACTTCCGCTCCAACGAGAAGTCCGTGGTCATCCCCGCTGATGACACCATCAAGATCCAGATCGCTCGCGAAGACGGCACGGTCAAGGTCCTCAAGCCGGCCTTCCCCGTCCTCGCCGGCGAAGTGGTGGACGGCACCGTGCTGCGCGCCGCGGCCTTGGACGAGTTCTTGGCTGCCCAGGTCATCCGCGCCAAGGAAGAAGGCGTGCTGTTCTCCGCGCACCTGAAGGCCACTATGATGAAGGTCTCCGACCCCATCATGTTCGGCCACGTCGTCAAGGCATACTTCTCCGAGCTGTTCGACACCTACGGCAAGCAGATCGCCGCTGCCGGACTGAGCGCGAACAACGGCTTGGCTTCCATCCTCAACGGCCTTGACGAACTCCCCGAAGACGTCCGCGAAGGTATCAAGGCGGCCATCAAGAAGGGCTTGGAAGACGGCCCGGCGCTGGCGATGGTCGATTCCGACAAGGGCATCACCAACCTTCACGTACCTAGCGACATCATTGTTGACGCTTCGATGCCGGCAATGATCCGCAGCTCCGGCCACATGTGGGGACCGGACGGCAAGGAAGCCGACACCCTCGCCGTCATCCCGGACAGCTGCTATGCAGATGTCTACCAGGTGGTCATCGATGATTGCCGTGCCCACGGCGCCTTCGATCCCACCACCATGGGTACGGTTCCGAACGTCGGCCTCATGGCCCAGGCTGCCGAAGAATACGGCAGCCACAACAAGACCTTCGAAGTCGAGTACACCGGAACCATGCAGGTTGTTGACTCCTCCGGAACCGTGCTGATTGAGCACCAAGTCTCCCCGGGCGACATCTGGCGCGCTTGCCAGACCAAGGACGTGCCGATCCGCGACTGGGTCAAGCTGGCTGTCACCCGTGCCCGCGCCTCCAAGATGCCGGCTGTCTTCTGGCTCGACGAAACGCGCGCCCACGACGCCCAGCTCATCGCCAAGGTCAGGGAATACCTGAAGGACTACGACACCGAGGGCCTGCAGATCGAAATCATGTCCCCGGAGAAGGCCACCGCGTTCACGCTGGAACGGATCCGCAAGGGCGAGGACACCATCTCCGTGACCGGAAATGTGCTCCGCGACTACCTCACGGACCTGTTCCCGATCCTCGAACTTGGCACCAGCGCCAAGATGCTCTCCGTGGTCCCGCTGATCAATGGTGGTGGCCTCTTTGAGACCGGTGCTGGCGGATCGGCCCCGAAGCACGTTCAGCAGCTCTTGCTGGAAAACCACCTGCGCTGGGACAGCCTGGGCGAATTCCTTGCCCTCGCCGTTAGTTTCGAGCACCTTGCCACCACAACCGGCAACGCCCGTGCACAGGTCCTCGCCGACACGCTTGACCGGGCAACGGGGACGTTCCTGCTCGACAACAAGTCCCCGAAGCGCAGGGTCGGCGAACTCGATAACCGAGGCAGCCACTACTACCTCGCCAAGTACTGGGCCCAGGAACTGGCGCAGCAGAGCGACGACGCCGAGCTCGCCGCGGCGTTCTCCGCCGTTGCCGAGGCCCTGACGTCCAACGAGGAAACCATCATCGCCGAGTTGCTCAGTGTCCAGGGCTCGCCCGCCGACATCGGGGGTTACTACCGCCCCGACGCCGCGAAGGCAGAGGCCGTGATGCGTCCCTCCGCAAAGCTGAACGAGGTAGTCGCGACGCTGAACTAA
- a CDS encoding GntR family transcriptional regulator, translating into MSIRQNVPLHVRLSEEFMRRIADGTWPPGTQLPSEAVLCREFGTSRGPIRQALAFLRAEGAVIGGRGRPPMVRSTVPSQSFSTLNSFTEWAIGIGKTPGQRTLEVARREASAEAADVLGLEPGEKVVELLRVRSLDGVPAMIERTTFILEVGRLLFDFDTDSGSIFAFLKAQSVDLYSARHTIDAVAAGEEDAELLEQAEGIPLLRERRVTSSANGTAVEYSEDRYLPALTNFTIDNTADRRAALVRIRAE; encoded by the coding sequence GTGAGTATCCGGCAGAACGTACCCCTGCATGTCCGGCTCAGCGAGGAGTTCATGCGCCGCATCGCGGATGGAACGTGGCCGCCAGGAACGCAATTGCCCAGCGAGGCGGTCCTCTGCAGGGAGTTCGGAACTTCCAGGGGCCCCATCCGCCAGGCGCTCGCCTTCCTGCGGGCGGAGGGTGCCGTCATCGGTGGCCGCGGCCGTCCGCCGATGGTGCGTTCGACGGTGCCGTCACAGTCGTTCTCGACCCTGAATTCCTTTACCGAATGGGCAATCGGTATTGGCAAAACCCCTGGGCAGCGGACGTTGGAGGTGGCACGCCGCGAGGCGAGTGCCGAAGCGGCCGACGTGCTCGGATTGGAGCCGGGGGAGAAGGTGGTGGAGCTGCTGCGCGTCCGCTCCCTCGATGGCGTGCCCGCCATGATTGAACGGACCACCTTCATTCTGGAGGTCGGGCGGCTGCTGTTCGATTTCGACACCGATTCGGGCTCCATCTTCGCTTTCCTGAAGGCCCAAAGCGTGGACCTCTACAGCGCACGCCACACCATCGACGCCGTGGCCGCGGGCGAGGAAGACGCGGAACTGCTGGAACAGGCAGAAGGGATTCCTCTTTTGCGGGAACGCCGGGTGACCAGTTCGGCCAACGGCACGGCCGTCGAATACTCGGAGGACCGGTACCTTCCGGCACTCACAAACTTCACCATCGACAACACAGCGGACCGCCGCGCCGCTTTGGTGCGCATCCGAGCCGAATAG